TGGAGCAGGCACGGGCGCAGGGCGTGGGCCGCCCCACCGCTGCAGACCGTGATGATGTCTGCCGGGCGAGCACCGCGGAGCCGGCCGGACACGCCGCCGCGCGGGGCTCGCACAATCGGCGTTCCCGCGTCGGCAGGAAGCCGCCACCGACCCGATAGGGGTCACCGGTCCCGCTTGATCCCGCACGGCAGGGCCGGATGAGCTACGGCGTCACGCCGGCTGACCGAAGCCGCTCCGCGAGGCGCGGATACACGCGCAGCGCGTTCCCGGCGTAGATCTTGGCCCGGTCCGCGTCCGGGATCGCCGCGGCCTCGACGTAGCGCTTGGTGTCGTCGTAGGCGTGGCCGGTCTCGGGATCGATCCCGTTCACGGCGCCGACCATCTCGGAGGCGAACAGCACGTTCTCGCGCGGGACGACCTTGAGCAGCAGGTCGATGCCGGGCTGGTGGTAGACGCAGGTGTCGAAGAAGACGTTGCGCATCAGTTCGGACAGTGGCGGCCGCTTCAAGTCCTGGGCCAGCCCCCGGTAGCGCCCCCAATGATAGGGCACGGCGCCACCGCCGTGCGGGATGATCAGGCGCAGCGTCGGGAAGTCCTTGAACAGGTCCGAGGTGACGAACTGCATGAAGGCGGTGGTGTCGCCGTTGATGTAGTGCGCGCCGGTCGCGTGGAAGTTGGGATTGGCCGAGGCGCTGACATGCACCATGCCGGGCACGTCGAGCTCGACCATCTTCTCCCAGAGCGGGTACCAGAACCGGTCGGAGAGCGGCGGGTCGGTCCAGTAGCCTCCGGACGGGTCCGGGTTGACGTTGCAGCCGACGAAGCCGAGTTCCCGGACGCAGCGCTCCAGCTCGGGCACGCAGGCTTTCGGCGAGACGCCGGGCGATTGCGGCAGCTGGCAGACCCCGACGAAGTTCTGCGGCATCAGGCTCGTCACGCGGTGAATCATGTCGTTCGACACGATCGACCAGT
This portion of the Methylobacterium sp. NMS14P genome encodes:
- a CDS encoding amidohydrolase family protein encodes the protein MVIDCHGHYTTEPAAMLDWRKRQIGALNDPGQSPAPSDLRVSDDAVRASVSGRQLKLQSERGISLALFSPRAGGMGHHIGTARTSLDWSIVSNDMIHRVTSLMPQNFVGVCQLPQSPGVSPKACVPELERCVRELGFVGCNVNPDPSGGYWTDPPLSDRFWYPLWEKMVELDVPGMVHVSASANPNFHATGAHYINGDTTAFMQFVTSDLFKDFPTLRLIIPHGGGAVPYHWGRYRGLAQDLKRPPLSELMRNVFFDTCVYHQPGIDLLLKVVPRENVLFASEMVGAVNGIDPETGHAYDDTKRYVEAAAIPDADRAKIYAGNALRVYPRLAERLRSAGVTP